The window caaaacattaaatatgaacctcaggggacttgtttaggccactgcttagacaTTTGGAaatcaacagttatctacaatttaaattatgcacaaaactcaactactcagtagttctgtgtgtcagccacacttaagcctttttgttgcagtcttctgtattttttttttatctataaacacaaatctaaaagtataagagctgatgtacaaacatatagagtgtgtggcaagaatgtatatagaaatatttgtaagttttgatgaactttattcacaaaatatacctgatggacacacatgcagtgcatgggtctgcaaaggtagcctggtaatgtactggaatttacggtgagccccgaaaagaattcaattcaaaatctaacggtcaataaaaatgtactaaatgttaccttccactttcaatactttatgtgagattctaaaatgatactctcttcaacataccactgtgtttatacaactcttcatttaaggcatgcaaatgggattcccttcCTTTAAAGAATTGCTGGAACCTCAAAAacgtttctttttcttgtctCAAATGCAACTTTCGGTGTCATTCTGTTACAGAGAGGAAGTCTTCACACACTCACAAGATGTTAGGGAATTTCGCTACACATTGGTTTGAAGAAAAATGCATATATTTTAGATTAAAGGGATAGttcagttttggttgagatctaatttcaggtttctaacatttttggtgaggtaatgagaaacctcttatgaaatatgaaagagcatgtaattctgtgagatattcaacatttatttgacgaaaattgtctttgaaatggctgagatatccaaaatagagcgattttaatgaagtgtgggacccacactttattacgatcactttgtttttactttgttttttggatgtttcagtcattccagacccgattttcatcaaactttgaattcctcttaaaatggtatgctctgtactatatcacaggtgttttttttttctttttttggtatttcgcaaaaagttacaagcccaattctcatctccaccaatactgtaccatccctttaaaagagaGGGGCAGGGTAGGGCGGTTTGAGCTGAGGGACTTTGCCTGTCTGCTGCACTTTGAAGAGGGAGGTTTATAAACGTCGTAAAGGCCCGTCAAAATGCAGTTACGGCTTCACAATGGATACTTCGGGATATCAAACCATAAGTAGCCCCAGTCCCAAAGCACCGTCTACATGGGTAAGTGATCTCTACTGAATATTCACCGCATGTTCCCGCTTTCGGGCAATGGCTGTAGTATAGCTATGAACTATAAAGGAACACGATAATGAATACATTATTTTGCAAAGGAGAACGTggacggtgggggggggggttggatgTCGGGAAGAACACACAGAAATCATTCAGGCTAAAACGGAACAACATAACAGATATACacactgttgttttttttctgagaatCTAGTTTTGCAAACCGTGAGGCAAAACGCGTCGGAGAGCGATGCTGTCGGCGTGAGCGTGATGGAAGGTCGGCTGACAGACGAGAATGAGTGGCCCCCTTGAGTTTTGGTGTGAACAAGGCTATGGATTTCAGCCCGATTCGGAAGTCAGTCAGGATTAGTTATCGTTTACCCGGAGCTACCAGCAAAGCCACCGGGTTGTTGAAGTCAAAATAGCGCGAGACCCCTCTGTCACTTAACTTGTATTCTGCTCAAGCCGGGGAAAAGTGATAGTTTGAATTAGGTTATCATCGCGCCTGTAGGTTAGCACCTTCAACAGTGATGGCTAGCAATTGCTTTTAGGCAGTATAGGACCCGTACAGCACCAACGCAATGCACGGACAAAGATAGAGAAGTTGAACGAAACAAATTAGATTTGAACCTTTACTGCAAAAGGAGGGTCTTTAGGTTTCAGAATATACCTTACGGGACATTATGCTACTGTTGACCTTGCTCTGAAAATATTTACAGTTTGTGCTGATAATCGTAATGTTCATTTCTTTACCATAAATTGTGATGATATCTGTGTAGGATGGTGACAAAGTTTACTGGCGACTCATGAAGGAGAAATAGAACGTTACTCGAAGTTTCTATAGAAATTATATTCTTTCGTTGAATTCTGATAAAGAAGGAATATTTTCACAGCAGCAACAAACAAGCTCCTCCAAAGATTGTTGTTCAGGTAAAATGACAACGACATTTCCTTTTTAGACCTTATTATTGCTGAAGCAATGACCTTATCTGAGCGAATGAATAAATCGCTATTAAACGACATCAGAAAATCATTCGCGTGATTATACGCAGTTATACAATCAAGATAAGGAAAAAATCTAAATCCTCGTCGAGGCTGTTTTAAATATAATATCAGAGCAAGTAACAAAACCATTTCAGACTTTAATAAgcattaatgaaaataaaaccacgtCTTCTGGAGACCGACGttccttgaaaaaaaaccccagaaaaaacatacaaaaataaatctcTCATTTTGTAGCACACAGACAGGCGATATACAAACTCTCTTTAGCttgtatttcttacaaattAATGCAGGAAACTTTTGTAGTCCTAACTTTAATGGTCACATGaataaaagatgaagaaaaccTATAACTAGTCAATCATATCTGGCAGCATTTGTCGATGCCCAAAGTGCAATGTCACTCTAGactgaaaaaagagagaaagtttGGATGAAATTACTTCCCTAGAAATCTGAGGGTAATGACCAGAACATTGCGTGAGAACTTTAAACAACATGCCACATGAACTATATAGAAGAATATGGCAAAAAAGAGGACTTATTACAGTTACTTGAGCAGACTGACATTCCCACTATCACAATGCACATCATGTGGAAATACATTCATATCTTATACAGATTGCATATCCTGTCCCCCATAATAGTTTCTAACCTTTTTATAGATCTCTCCTCTATGCTGACACCCATCACGTTCTCGCCTTAGCTTTCTGCTTGCGTCATCTCATTAGACTTTTGTCCGCGCAAATAATCACATCCCACATCTGTTATAGGCATTGCTAGTAATCCTTCCATTAAGGGTGTGCGTCCCAGTGGCACTTGCCACAACGCCTACCCCAAGCTCAAATCTCTTCCTCAATACTTCACGTAAATGAAAAGTAGACGGAGAAGTTGGGATGTATCAAACTCCTTCGCAGATCCTTATGAAGGCATTTGTGCAGACATTTGTACTACACCAGTATATACGTTACGCTTAAAAACatacgtacattattttgttaccaCATATTCATATAATGTATAAATAATAAACGTTTCAAACTATAATTCAAAAAGTCTCCTTGCATTCCTTTCCCCATACACCTACATTTCTTAAATTTTTTTTAtagtgaaaatgtttttttatgACTTTATCTATACTGTTGTGTAAATTAGTATAGCAGATTGATATGTTTTATGGATTTAATATTCATTTGATGTTCACTATGCTCAAACTATTACCGACGGTGAGGCAAATGACATTAAGCAGCTCTTGCAGCTCAGTAGATTATACAGTTGTTGTTGCTGCGCTCAACTATCGTCAGTATGACGAAAAAAtgcaaacagacacacatagaagcacacacacacacacacacacacacacacacacacacacaaatggttAGTACAAGTTAGCATTGGCAAGAAGAATATGAAGGCTTAGTCTTACGACCCAGTTGGTACAGGAGTTGATTTTGTGGCGAGATTTCAGTCTTTTATCTGAATATTGTTTGTTCCATTTTTATACCTCTCTATTCTTCCACTCTCTCACCTTCGCAAGCTTTTAGCTCTGAATTCCATTCTATACGCTCAGTTGCCATTTTTGAAATGCGAAATACTCTAAGATTTGAGCTTCTTTGAAGTCCGCAAAATAAATCGTCCTAGGTGCGTGACAGGTATGACGTACATTTCGCAAACTTTTGAGCTACTAAATCTGTGGAGATTTTTGTTGAATCCGATAAAATAGACGCCGGTGCTCAAAGAATTATGCGCGTAAGCATATATTTCCCTGCACTTGCATCTAATGGAAAGATATCTATGTACGAAATGCTCAAAACAAGTAGAAAAACTAGCCTGATATGAGGCCCATAAAAGAATATTTTGGGCAAAATGTTCACGATGTTGGTTAGTTTGGTAGTTTATTTTTTGTAGGTTATTTCATCGAGCAGTTCACTTTATAGTTACAATGGTTACTGGACGGAGTAAAATTTGCGTAAAATACAACCTCAATACTTCAGGGATTGAccttaaattgaaaaaaaaaaatataaacgcACAAATAAGAATGGATAAAATACTGCAACAGATGACACCACtacattcttttcatcaatTACTCCTGTGGTGCGTTGGATTGCTCACTGTACTTACTATGTGCCAAATAAACTACAGTATAGTTCCATGACATTATCTATGTGGAAAAAAATCATGGTGGATGTGGGTCAGTAAACAGCAGCAATTAATAACATAATTACACCTTTACAGAATTCTATTTGACCGATACCAGTGAAAGAGATATCCCTGATGTGCTTTTTCCTCTCGGTTAGCCGCCAATGGATAATAGGTTATCCCTTTCGTCTAAATAATTTTTGGATGGGCAAAGCTACCGAATACTAGTTACattcagacggtgatccttaacTTTGGGGATAAgctctatggggcgccaagtgtggCACGGTCGATTTTGTCACGAAATCgaccgtgcgacacttggcctTCCATAAGGCTTATCCTCGAAGTTAGCTTTTCCTCGAGGTTTaaaggatcaccgtctgaatGTAACTACTGAAGTCGTCATTTAGTTGCTCTTACCGTTTGCTAGATTGACAAGCATGTTATAAATCTCCTGGTCGGTCATTTCAGCTAGTGCGTCGGCGGCCGCCTCTCTCCTGGCTAGGTCTGCCTGCAGACTGAAGGCTTGACACGTCCACGCCGCACACACGAGCACCACGAGGAAAGCGACAAGGGCCTGATAAATCGTCTTCATTGTGATTacgatatgtgtgtgtgtgtgtttgtgttggatGTCTTTTGGGAAGCACCTATGCGTGCTTTACTGTTAAATGTATGCGTGTATGCTTGTGTGTTTATTTCAAGTCTGTAAATAGGACTGTGGGAATGTCGTGGTGTGTGGACGTGAGTCTGAAAAGAAGCGAAGTGCGTTCAGTAAGTTGTCAGTGCGGTCATCCGTGAAGGGACACGCAAAAGTTCATTCGCCTGCCGAAGATGTTCTCCCGTTATGCCTCGTGCTTGACTTTCGTTCAGACTAATCCTGTGTGGGACCTGGATTAAGACAAGTCAAAAcggtgaaaaataaaagaaaaaggaaatgttaTTATGACAGTAAAGATGATCGTGCTAAGCATCACCAcctttttttaacatttgactGGAATTTGAATTCTCTAGcgaaataaaactgaatagaatagattaaaaaactaaaataaaacATTATTATATCCCCACGTATTCAAAGGGACACTGTCCGTCTACATGGGACATTAACACAGATTGTATATCTGCAAACCCAACAAGTGTTTAACAAAGATAAACGTCTATGCACTGACCGTCCACTCCGACAAACCAACATTaaccaacaaaaataaaaatgagagagtgagagaaatccaaattcatatatttatattcgtCCTCGAGGGAGAAacacccggggggggggggggggggacaatggGAAGGGGGGAAGGAAAGCCTATTTTACGGACGTGCACGACAAGGTCTCTTTCGAGAAATCACAAGTCGAAAAGGTATCCGTGGGATAAGTGAGCTATCCGCGCTCTGAGATCAGAGCTGATCATGGGCTGTCATCCACTCGAACGCTTCGACTAATGTCTCGAAATCCGGTGTAGCCCGAGATGTAATCCGGATGCCTTTCGTCCCGACAGCCCGCGACTTTTTTAGCCGATGCGACGGCGTGATAAGCAGGTTGGGGATAGCGTGGGTGGCTATATAGGACCCACGAGCAAATTGCCAGTCCCGACGTGACATCGGGAATTAAGCTTCAACTTCAGCCAATTACATCATGTTCTTTGTGCGTAcaacacgcatacacacacacacacacacgcacacacacatcgcACACACACTGCAGATAATGGCCGACTACACACAACGTGTCATAGGACATTGCCCACGTCGAAGGAAGAGTGGGCGTAAATGTGTAAAAGAAAGGGACGGGGTTGGGAGGAGGTTAAACGAACGAGAAATTGTTGACGTATCGCTTCAGGTCAGGATCCAGTTTTAATCATGCATGATGTAATTTGTGAATTTCTCGTCAAACGGGGTCAGTATTTGAATCACGTTTTTGTATTGCATCCTCCTAATGAAGGGTTTGCTGAAGAACGTATTCTTCAGCGGACTGAAGGTCAATATTAAATTCCATTCAGAGTGCTCAATTTGTAGTCTGGCGCTAGAAAAACAGGGACAAGCAAGATAGAGCTATGAAAAAGGTTCAGTTTTTGTTTCTTACAACGAGGCTTTGCTGTGTTCCTTATgtagggcaaaaaaaaaaaaaaatccaccaacCATGTTATTCAAGGCACAAACGGCCACACCACTATGTCCATGAAGATATAAAGGCAAAGATGACTCAATTTGACTTGGAACGGATTCAAAATCACTTCTATGGAAAAGTAAAAACCGAGGTGAATTTGAGGTGTCATAATTCTATTGAATCTTACCCTCATCTAATATCTATgttagcacacacacatacacacatacacaactaTGTACGTATTTATTACGTATCGACCGCCATAAAAACAGTtaaattgtatgtacattgttttaCATCAATTCTGACTTGaagtttttctttcactttctgtATAGACGGTGCACATTGCGTCAATCTTCATAACTTTTTGAAACTATTGTATGGTTTCATCAAGGTACCTTACATGCGACAAAATAAATTTCTTCTGGTTATTTCACGAATGTATCGTAATAAAACTGAATGCTTCCTACCACACCCTTTCTATAAAGGTCCAAATATGGACCGTTATACAACACGCTAATCTAATGGGAATCTACCTTTAATCTTTCATTTTGTCTGATGTGAAAGTGTTTACGACGCTCTCATTTTGCATTCTTCTATTGCTAGTCGTCTCATGGGGTCCCGGGTTGGCGCAGATGTATTCTGAGTAACAGTGTATCCCTATATTGCATTTATCGGGTGTGTACATAGTCCTGCCATACTTCAACGTTTCAATGTATTTAGATGCAAAAACGCTCTTACATGACACTGTACAGGCCCTACTCAGTATGCATCATCACAGCATGCGTATAATTCGTTGCTCTCAGACATCACTGCGTCATCAGGAGTTAacgtttttcttgtttttcctctttcttattCAATGTTAAAGGCCTACGTCGTATCACAGATATGAAAGAGAACTGTAAATAAACAGAATTAATGCGTTGTCCTGGTGTATTTCGAACCTTTCATCGTAGTTTTTGATTCTTCAGAAAATCGCGACTCATCTCAACTTCTAAGAATTAGTCATAATATAGCGCAGAGCGCCAGCCCTGaatttaggcctacatagcCTACTTGAATACTTACCACTGGGCCCCAAAATTACCAAGTGAGTGTGCAAAATTTTGAAGTTGCACGTTTGGAACAATCAGGGAAAGGTATCGGCAGTGCTAAAAGGATGTTAAGAAGACGTGTAAGACGGAAAATGATAGGTAATGTGGCACCATATCTATCCCcgccaaaaacaaaacgaaacaaaacaaaacaaaataaacaaaagtaGGAGAGTATAGAGCGATAAAAACGCTCAACCCCCGATGGTCTATATGACATCAGCAGACGAGGAGTTAAAAGTCACCAGGATGAGGGTGAAAGAATACGACGAGAAAAAGTGATGAACAGGGAGTTGAGGATCACAGGGAAGACTGAAAGCAAGAGAAGAAGAGACGAAGAGATGAGGGTGACAGGAAACAAAGTTAGGGAAGGGGGTGGAAATAGagaaggatagaatgaaacatgGGAGCCGTagaggaaagaagaaatatgATGCGGGTAAAAGGGAGGAGGCtcgggaagggggtgggggggagagTAAGGATACAGATTGTCATTTTGCTTTTGAAGACGGGATAAGGACGAGATGGTTATGAAGTCGAGGCGAGCGAGCCCCGTCAGGGATTCTACACGTTGGGAGCGGCGACTAATGATCCGTGAAGCATGGGCTCCCCCACCAAACTCAATAAAGCGGATAATGTCCGC of the Diadema setosum chromosome 16, eeDiaSeto1, whole genome shotgun sequence genome contains:
- the LOC140239987 gene encoding uncharacterized protein, whose product is MKTIYQALVAFLVVLVCAAWTCQAFSLQADLARREAAADALAEMTDQEIYNMLVNLANGVSKRGTVKHLGLANVDNWRMMKNVNKLRNLLSGGKRSEQQLDADK